A window of the Enterobacteriaceae bacterium 4M9 genome harbors these coding sequences:
- a CDS encoding SDR family oxidoreductase, with amino-acid sequence MSDVVMVTGAAAGLGREMALHFLREGWRVALADLSEEAAQTTLNEAGEQASNGMALALDIREETGFSQALAQVTEHFGELHALVNNAALTLTTPIMDISVAEFDRVLTTNLRGTFLGCQTVGRYFAQRGYGRIVNLASLAGQNGGTASGAHYAASKGGILTLTKVFARVLAKDGVTVNAIAPGPLDLPSVRAAVPDENMPALLAMIPVAKLGSPGFVARTAALLASRQAEFVTGAAWDINGGIYMR; translated from the coding sequence ATGAGTGACGTAGTCATGGTGACCGGGGCAGCCGCCGGACTTGGGCGTGAGATGGCGTTGCATTTTTTGCGCGAAGGCTGGCGCGTGGCGCTGGCAGACCTGTCGGAAGAGGCGGCGCAGACAACGCTTAATGAAGCAGGCGAGCAGGCGAGTAACGGTATGGCGCTGGCGCTGGATATTCGTGAAGAGACAGGCTTCAGTCAGGCACTGGCGCAGGTAACAGAGCATTTTGGCGAGCTGCATGCGCTGGTGAACAACGCAGCGCTCACGCTCACCACACCGATTATGGATATTTCTGTTGCGGAGTTTGACCGCGTACTGACCACCAACCTGCGCGGCACCTTTCTCGGCTGCCAGACCGTGGGCCGCTATTTTGCACAACGCGGCTACGGACGCATCGTTAACCTGGCCTCGCTTGCCGGGCAAAACGGCGGCACGGCCTCCGGCGCGCATTACGCGGCATCCAAAGGCGGCATCCTGACGCTGACCAAAGTTTTCGCCCGCGTGCTGGCAAAAGACGGTGTCACCGTGAACGCCATTGCGCCGGGTCCACTGGATTTGCCCTCGGTACGGGCGGCGGTGCCAGATGAAAACATGCCTGCGCTGCTGGCGATGATCCCGGTGGCAAAACTCGGCTCGCCGGGGTTTGTCGCCCGCACGGCGGCGCTACTGGCATCACGCCAGGCAGAGTTTGTGACCGGTGCGGCCTGGGATATTAACGGCGGTATCTACATGCGCTAA